In Streptomyces sp. NBC_01707, a genomic segment contains:
- a CDS encoding ATP-binding protein, producing the protein MADHQEARVTLPSEPLSVSSARRYVAEVLADWGLPDDTETADTIRLIVSELTTNAVQHTFGQSPTFTVDLRLEREEQLHLGVTDSHPRWPQRLPAAVRQDNGRGMVIIRCLAKECGGRLTVTPTAEGGKTVWIELPWTFPVQT; encoded by the coding sequence ATGGCAGACCATCAAGAAGCACGTGTCACTCTGCCGAGCGAGCCGCTCTCGGTCTCCTCGGCCCGGAGATACGTGGCGGAAGTGCTCGCCGACTGGGGTCTCCCCGATGACACGGAGACTGCCGACACCATCCGGCTCATCGTCTCCGAGCTCACCACCAACGCCGTCCAGCACACCTTCGGCCAGTCGCCCACCTTCACGGTGGACCTGCGGCTGGAGCGGGAGGAACAGCTGCATCTCGGGGTGACGGACAGTCACCCCCGCTGGCCCCAGCGACTGCCCGCTGCCGTGCGGCAGGACAACGGGCGCGGCATGGTGATCATTCGCTGCCTGGCCAAGGAGTGCGGGGGACGGCTCACGGTCACGCCGACCGCCGAAGGGGGCAAGACCGTCTGGATCGAGCTCCCCTGGACGTTCCCCGTCCAGACCTGA
- a CDS encoding urease accessory protein UreD, producing the protein MSVHATARVTAVPDGRGATVLPVLESDGPLALRRTRATGAPSARVTVVGAMSAPLGGDRLAIEARVEDGARLTVDSAAATVALPGPRPDVRSATYDIALTVGERAELNWLPEQLISARGSELHMTTRAELADTARLVLREEQILGRHGETTGTLISRLTVRRAGRPLLDQQVAYGPGAPGGWDGAAVLGGHRAVGQLLVVDPAFEDKCPDTRLLGPTAVLTRLVGPAILVTAVAPDARQLRSVLDGALDEVSAG; encoded by the coding sequence ATGAGCGTCCACGCGACCGCCCGGGTCACCGCCGTCCCCGACGGTCGCGGCGCCACGGTTCTCCCGGTCCTCGAGAGCGACGGGCCGCTCGCCCTGCGCCGGACCAGGGCCACCGGCGCCCCGTCCGCCCGGGTCACCGTCGTCGGCGCGATGAGCGCACCGCTGGGCGGCGACCGTCTCGCCATCGAGGCGCGGGTCGAGGACGGTGCCCGGCTCACCGTGGACTCCGCGGCGGCGACCGTGGCGCTGCCCGGACCCCGACCGGATGTCCGATCCGCCACTTACGACATCGCGTTGACGGTGGGGGAGAGGGCGGAGCTCAACTGGCTCCCGGAACAGCTCATTTCGGCGCGGGGCAGCGAGCTGCACATGACCACCAGGGCCGAACTCGCCGACACCGCAAGGCTGGTGCTTCGCGAGGAACAGATCCTCGGGCGCCACGGAGAGACCACCGGCACCCTCATCAGCCGCCTCACCGTCCGCCGCGCCGGGCGCCCGCTTCTCGATCAGCAGGTGGCGTACGGACCGGGGGCGCCCGGCGGCTGGGACGGTGCCGCCGTGCTGGGCGGACATCGTGCGGTCGGCCAGCTCCTCGTCGTGGACCCGGCGTTCGAGGACAAGTGCCCTGATACGAGGCTGCTGGGGCCGACCGCCGTTCTCACCCGGCTGGTCGGCCCCGCGATCCTGGTGACCGCCGTGGCCCCCGACGCACGACAGCTGCGCAGCGTCCTGGACGGTGCGCTGGACGAGGTGTCGGCGGGCTGA
- a CDS encoding ABC transporter permease translates to MPATPNRRMVAVVLLIPLVVTLALWAFAWPAARIAPRHLPVGIAGSAPAADRVQQQFERHGDAFEIHRFGDGTAARAAIEDRVVYGAVVITPKGPQLLTASAASPMVAQLLREAVTTQDLAGSQVRVTDVVAAPAGDPRGSALGASILPLAIAGVAAGSAVTLLRLRGGRAAGALIGVAALVGIAAATLTDNWLGAITGDWWTEAGALALTVLAIGATVAGLAALIGPSGVGIGALLMVLLGNPFSGVTSAPELLPQPLGVIGQLLPPGAGGSLLRSVAFFDGGAAGDAALTLGLWAAVGLTAVLIGGRRRTPPAATAPAPGAPAAALAG, encoded by the coding sequence ATGCCCGCCACCCCGAACCGCCGCATGGTGGCGGTCGTCCTCCTGATCCCCCTGGTGGTGACCCTCGCGCTCTGGGCCTTCGCCTGGCCCGCCGCCCGGATCGCCCCACGGCACCTCCCGGTGGGCATCGCGGGTTCCGCACCGGCCGCCGATCGCGTCCAGCAGCAGTTCGAGCGGCACGGGGACGCCTTCGAGATCCACCGCTTCGGTGACGGGACCGCGGCCCGCGCCGCCATCGAGGACCGGGTCGTATACGGCGCGGTCGTGATCACACCGAAGGGGCCGCAGCTGCTGACCGCCTCGGCGGCGAGCCCGATGGTGGCCCAGCTGCTCCGTGAGGCCGTCACCACTCAGGACCTGGCCGGCAGCCAGGTGCGGGTCACGGATGTCGTGGCGGCTCCTGCCGGGGATCCGCGAGGCAGCGCGCTCGGCGCGAGCATCCTGCCACTGGCGATCGCGGGCGTCGCCGCGGGATCCGCCGTCACGTTGCTGAGGCTGCGCGGCGGCCGCGCCGCCGGGGCGCTGATCGGCGTCGCCGCGCTCGTCGGGATCGCCGCCGCGACCCTCACGGACAACTGGCTCGGGGCGATCACGGGTGACTGGTGGACCGAGGCCGGGGCGCTCGCGCTCACCGTGCTGGCCATCGGCGCGACCGTGGCCGGGCTTGCCGCACTGATCGGCCCGTCCGGGGTCGGGATCGGCGCCCTGCTGATGGTGCTGCTGGGCAACCCGTTCTCCGGCGTCACCAGCGCACCTGAGCTGCTGCCTCAGCCGCTCGGCGTCATCGGGCAGTTGCTGCCGCCGGGGGCGGGCGGGTCACTGCTGCGGTCCGTCGCCTTCTTCGACGGCGGTGCGGCAGGCGACGCGGCGCTGACACTCGGCCTGTGGGCGGCGGTCGGACTGACCGCGGTCCTCATCGGTGGCCGACGCCGGACGCCACCCGCGGCTACGGCCCCCGCACCCGGCGCTCCGGCAGCGGCCCTCGCGGGCTGA
- the ureG gene encoding urease accessory protein UreG — MHLDHSHDGPAAIGADAARADGTRRALRIGLGGPVGSGKTATVAALCRTLRDQLSIAVVTNDIYTREDAAFLLRNAVLPPERIQAVETGACPHTAIRDDISANLEAVEDLEDTVGPLDLILVESGGDNLTATFSKGLVDAQIFVIDVAGGDDIPRKGGPGVTTSDLLVINKTDLAPYVGSDLDRMARDAAEQRGTLPVALTSLTSAEGVKPVADWVRAQLAVWTA, encoded by the coding sequence ATGCACCTCGACCACTCCCACGACGGCCCGGCCGCCATCGGCGCCGACGCCGCACGCGCCGACGGCACCCGCCGCGCCCTGCGCATCGGGCTCGGCGGCCCCGTCGGCTCCGGCAAGACGGCGACCGTCGCAGCGCTCTGCCGCACGCTGCGCGACCAGCTGTCCATCGCCGTCGTCACCAATGACATCTACACCCGCGAGGACGCCGCGTTCCTGCTGCGCAACGCCGTGCTGCCGCCCGAGCGCATCCAGGCCGTCGAGACCGGCGCCTGCCCGCACACCGCCATCCGCGACGACATCTCGGCCAACCTCGAAGCCGTCGAGGACCTGGAGGACACCGTCGGCCCGCTCGATCTGATCCTCGTCGAGTCCGGCGGTGACAACCTCACCGCCACCTTCTCCAAAGGCCTGGTCGACGCCCAGATCTTCGTCATCGATGTGGCGGGCGGTGACGACATCCCGCGCAAGGGCGGCCCCGGTGTCACCACCTCCGACCTCCTCGTGATCAACAAGACCGACCTCGCCCCGTACGTCGGCTCCGATCTGGACCGGATGGCCCGGGACGCCGCGGAGCAGCGCGGCACCCTCCCCGTCGCCCTCACCTCCCTCACCTCCGCCGAGGGCGTCAAGCCCGTCGCGGACTGGGTACGGGCGCAGCTCGCCGTCTGGACCGCATGA
- a CDS encoding ATP-dependent Clp protease proteolytic subunit — protein MFRPAARYVLPEFTERTTDGTRTLDPYSKLLAERIVFLGTPVDDTAATDLIAQFMYLEHAAPDRPISLYINSPGGSFDAMAAIYDTMEYLTCEVETFCLGQAGSSAALLLAAGAPGRRHALPGARVVVQQPALPEALQGQPSDLEIEARELIRIREQLTRLLARHTGRTAERIAADIERDLILDAPGAKAYGLVDHVLENRKKSLPPNAAR, from the coding sequence ATGTTCCGCCCTGCCGCCCGTTACGTACTGCCCGAGTTCACCGAACGCACGACCGACGGGACCCGCACCCTCGACCCGTACTCCAAGCTGCTCGCCGAGCGGATCGTCTTCCTCGGCACTCCGGTCGACGACACCGCCGCCACCGACCTGATCGCGCAGTTCATGTACCTGGAACACGCGGCACCCGACCGGCCCATCTCCCTCTACATCAACTCCCCCGGCGGATCGTTCGACGCCATGGCGGCGATCTACGACACGATGGAGTACCTCACCTGCGAGGTGGAGACCTTCTGCCTCGGACAGGCCGGTTCCAGCGCGGCCCTGCTGCTCGCCGCGGGCGCCCCCGGCCGGCGGCACGCCCTCCCCGGTGCCAGGGTCGTCGTGCAGCAGCCCGCGCTTCCCGAGGCGCTGCAGGGCCAGCCGTCCGATCTGGAGATCGAGGCACGGGAACTGATCCGCATCCGTGAGCAGCTCACCCGCCTGCTGGCCCGTCACACCGGGCGAACTGCCGAGCGGATCGCCGCGGACATCGAGCGCGATCTCATCCTCGACGCCCCGGGCGCCAAGGCGTACGGCCTGGTGGACCACGTTCTGGAGAACCGCAAGAAGTCGCTCCCGCCGAACGCCGCGAGGTGA
- a CDS encoding urease subunit alpha, whose translation MAELNRAVYADLFGPTTGDRVRLADTDLLVEIEEDRSGGPGLAGDEAVFGGGKVIRESMGQARTTRAEGAPDTVITGAVIIDHWGIVKADIGIRDGRITGIGKAGNPDTMDGVHPDLVIGPETEIIAGNGKFVTAGAVDAHVHFISPTIVDQALSAGVTTLVGGGTGPAEGTKATTVTPGAWHLARMFDSLEAYPVNIGLLGKGNTMSGDALRAQLRGGALGFKIHEDWGATPAVIDACLNVCEESGAQLAIHTDTLNEAGFVGDTLAAIAGRSIHAYHTEGAGGGHAPDIITVVSEPYILPSSTNPTRPHTVNTIEEHLDMLMVCHHLNPAVPEDLAFAESRIRPSTIAAEDILHDLGAISIISSDSQAMGRVGEVVLRTWQTAHVMKKRRGPLPGDGRADNHRVRRYVAKYTINPAVAQGLDQEIGSVETGKLADLVLWDPAFFGVKPQTVIKGGQIAYAQMGDANASIPTPQPVMPRPMFGALGRAPAANSLNFVASAAVEDGLPERLGLGKRFVPITSTRRVTKADMRENDALPRVQVDPDSFAVTIDGEPVEPAPAVELPMSQRYFLF comes from the coding sequence ATGGCTGAGCTCAACCGCGCCGTGTACGCCGACCTGTTCGGGCCGACCACCGGCGACCGCGTCCGGCTCGCCGACACCGATCTGCTCGTCGAGATCGAGGAGGACCGCTCCGGTGGCCCCGGACTCGCCGGTGACGAGGCCGTGTTCGGCGGGGGAAAGGTGATCCGCGAATCGATGGGCCAGGCGCGCACCACGCGCGCCGAAGGGGCTCCCGACACCGTCATCACGGGCGCCGTCATCATCGACCACTGGGGCATCGTCAAGGCGGACATCGGCATCCGCGACGGCCGGATCACCGGCATCGGCAAGGCCGGCAACCCGGACACGATGGACGGCGTCCACCCCGACCTCGTCATCGGTCCGGAGACCGAGATCATCGCGGGCAACGGCAAGTTCGTGACGGCGGGGGCCGTCGACGCGCACGTCCACTTCATCTCACCGACCATCGTCGACCAGGCGCTCTCCGCCGGTGTCACCACGCTCGTCGGCGGCGGCACCGGCCCGGCCGAGGGTACGAAGGCCACCACGGTCACGCCGGGCGCCTGGCACCTCGCCCGGATGTTCGACTCGCTGGAGGCCTACCCCGTCAACATCGGACTGCTCGGCAAGGGCAACACGATGTCCGGCGACGCTCTGCGGGCCCAACTGCGTGGCGGAGCGCTCGGATTCAAGATCCATGAGGACTGGGGGGCCACCCCGGCCGTCATCGACGCCTGTCTGAACGTGTGCGAGGAGAGCGGCGCTCAGCTCGCCATCCACACGGACACCCTCAACGAAGCCGGCTTCGTGGGGGACACCCTTGCCGCGATCGCCGGGCGCTCCATCCACGCGTACCACACCGAAGGCGCCGGCGGCGGGCACGCGCCGGACATCATCACCGTGGTCTCGGAGCCGTACATCCTGCCCAGCTCCACCAACCCCACCCGGCCGCACACCGTCAACACCATCGAGGAACACCTCGACATGCTGATGGTCTGCCACCACCTCAACCCGGCCGTCCCGGAGGACCTGGCCTTCGCCGAGTCGCGGATCCGGCCGTCCACCATCGCCGCCGAGGACATCCTCCACGACCTCGGAGCGATCTCGATCATCTCCTCCGACTCGCAGGCGATGGGCCGCGTCGGCGAAGTCGTCCTGCGCACCTGGCAGACCGCCCATGTGATGAAGAAGCGCCGCGGCCCGCTGCCCGGCGACGGGCGGGCCGACAACCACCGGGTGCGTCGATATGTCGCCAAATACACCATCAACCCGGCCGTGGCCCAGGGTCTCGACCAGGAGATCGGTTCCGTCGAGACCGGCAAGCTCGCGGACCTGGTGCTGTGGGACCCGGCCTTCTTCGGCGTCAAGCCGCAGACCGTCATCAAGGGCGGACAGATCGCATACGCGCAGATGGGCGACGCCAACGCGTCCATCCCCACCCCGCAGCCGGTGATGCCCCGGCCGATGTTCGGCGCTCTCGGCCGGGCGCCCGCCGCCAACTCGCTCAACTTCGTGGCGAGCGCTGCCGTCGAGGACGGGCTGCCGGAGCGCCTGGGACTCGGCAAACGCTTCGTGCCGATCACCAGCACCCGGAGGGTCACCAAGGCGGACATGCGGGAGAACGACGCGCTGCCGCGGGTCCAGGTCGACCCGGACAGCTTCGCCGTGACCATCGACGGCGAACCGGTCGAACCCGCGCCGGCCGTCGAACTCCCCATGTCCCAGCGCTACTTCCTCTTCTGA
- a CDS encoding C40 family peptidase, which translates to MTAQVHVPSLLTRAGTATVLTLAAVGGSVIAPGAVVEAQAAAHSTKALNIAASKKGSPYRYGATGPHRFDCSGLTMYVFKRVGKKLPRTAQQQYNKTRHISASQRRRGDLVFFHWGRGVYHVGIYAGRGRIWHSPKTGSVVRLEKIWTRSVWYGRVR; encoded by the coding sequence ATGACTGCGCAGGTTCATGTCCCGTCTCTGCTCACCCGGGCCGGCACCGCCACGGTTCTGACGCTCGCCGCCGTCGGCGGCTCCGTGATCGCCCCCGGCGCTGTGGTCGAAGCCCAGGCCGCGGCTCATTCCACGAAGGCGCTCAACATCGCCGCGTCGAAGAAGGGATCGCCGTACCGGTACGGGGCCACAGGCCCCCACCGCTTCGACTGTTCGGGTCTGACGATGTACGTGTTCAAAAGGGTGGGCAAGAAGCTCCCCCGCACGGCCCAGCAGCAGTACAACAAGACCCGGCACATCTCGGCCTCGCAGCGACGCCGTGGCGATCTGGTCTTCTTCCACTGGGGGCGCGGCGTCTACCACGTAGGGATCTACGCCGGTAGGGGCAGAATCTGGCACTCGCCGAAGACCGGTTCCGTGGTGCGGCTGGAGAAGATCTGGACGCGGAGTGTCTGGTACGGACGGGTCCGCTGA
- a CDS encoding urease subunit gamma, translating into MQLTPHEQERLLIHVAADVAEKRRARGLRLNHPEAVALITAHLLEGARDGRTVSELMASGRKVLTRDDVMDGIPEMIHDVQVEATFPDGTKLVTVHDPIV; encoded by the coding sequence TTGCAACTGACCCCGCACGAGCAGGAACGCCTGCTCATTCACGTGGCCGCCGACGTGGCGGAGAAGCGTCGGGCGCGTGGACTGCGGCTCAACCATCCCGAGGCGGTCGCGCTGATCACCGCTCATCTGCTGGAAGGTGCCCGCGACGGCCGTACGGTCTCCGAACTGATGGCGTCCGGGCGGAAGGTGCTCACCCGTGACGACGTCATGGACGGCATCCCCGAGATGATCCACGACGTCCAGGTCGAGGCCACCTTCCCGGACGGCACCAAGCTGGTCACCGTCCATGATCCGATCGTCTGA
- a CDS encoding TetR/AcrR family transcriptional regulator: MARVSQAHLDARRRQILDGAARCFARKGFHGTSMQDVLHEVGLSAGAVYRYFSGKDDLIAAIAGEAVGSVRQAFEEAARVSPSPTPDVLIGRVTRTLFSGESRGMDRRAYAGLIVQVWSETLRSERLAATLGEAYEGLRLAWAELVEVYREAGILAADVPSDHVARTLIATAQGFIVQLALFGDAAPGVLENGLRGLMSMDLQEIS; encoded by the coding sequence ATGGCTCGCGTATCCCAGGCTCACCTCGACGCCCGCCGTCGGCAGATCCTCGACGGCGCCGCACGCTGCTTCGCGCGGAAGGGCTTCCACGGCACCTCCATGCAGGACGTACTGCATGAGGTCGGGCTCTCGGCGGGTGCGGTCTACCGCTACTTCAGCGGCAAGGACGATCTCATCGCGGCCATCGCCGGAGAGGCGGTCGGCAGTGTCCGGCAGGCGTTCGAGGAGGCGGCCCGGGTCAGCCCGTCACCCACCCCCGACGTGCTGATCGGTCGTGTGACGCGGACGCTTTTCAGCGGCGAAAGCCGCGGAATGGACCGACGGGCCTATGCCGGGCTGATCGTGCAGGTGTGGTCCGAGACCCTGCGCAGCGAGCGGCTGGCCGCCACCCTCGGCGAGGCCTACGAAGGGCTGCGCCTGGCCTGGGCGGAGCTGGTCGAGGTCTACCGCGAGGCCGGCATCCTGGCCGCCGACGTGCCGTCCGATCATGTGGCCCGCACCCTGATCGCCACCGCCCAGGGATTCATCGTGCAGCTGGCGCTGTTCGGGGACGCCGCGCCCGGGGTGCTGGAGAACGGCCTGCGCGGCCTGATGTCCATGGACCTGCAAGAGATCAGTTAA
- a CDS encoding helix-turn-helix transcriptional regulator, with protein sequence MQHGPTVRRRKLGEELRSLRHTSGLTSRDAAQLLGWHQSKVSRIETGTSGVKPADVSRLLDAYGLDDPQLRTLLETLAGSAGGGGTGWWHAYRGLIPPQYRDFISLESQARTARTLETSVVPGLLQTADYARAVTRASLDGLPAGQLDSLVEVRLARQGVLRTEPPLRLTAVLDEAVLRREVGGRRVMRNQLRHLIRVAQLPHVELQLLPFSVGGYMGLTGPFIIFSFPNTSDLDVVVLDHLTSSLYLERKEDLEAYSSAFCTLQAHALSPEHSLDLIAAIDRDG encoded by the coding sequence ATGCAGCACGGTCCCACGGTGCGCCGCCGCAAGCTCGGGGAGGAGCTGCGGAGTCTGCGCCACACGTCCGGACTGACGAGTCGTGACGCTGCACAGCTGCTCGGCTGGCATCAGTCGAAGGTGAGCCGGATCGAGACCGGTACCAGCGGTGTGAAACCGGCCGATGTGAGCCGACTGCTGGATGCCTACGGTCTGGACGACCCGCAGTTGCGGACGCTACTCGAGACGCTCGCGGGCTCGGCGGGCGGCGGCGGAACCGGCTGGTGGCACGCCTACCGCGGTCTCATCCCGCCCCAGTACCGGGACTTCATCAGTCTGGAGTCCCAGGCCCGAACCGCCCGCACGCTGGAGACCTCGGTGGTGCCGGGGCTCCTGCAGACCGCCGATTACGCGCGTGCGGTGACCCGTGCGTCGCTGGACGGACTGCCCGCCGGCCAGCTGGACTCGCTGGTGGAAGTGCGGCTGGCCCGGCAGGGGGTGCTCCGTACCGAGCCGCCGCTACGGCTGACCGCGGTGCTCGACGAGGCGGTGCTGCGGCGCGAGGTCGGCGGGCGCCGGGTGATGCGCAATCAGCTGCGCCATCTGATCCGGGTCGCCCAACTCCCCCATGTAGAGCTGCAGTTGTTGCCGTTCTCAGTGGGTGGATACATGGGACTCACCGGACCTTTCATTATCTTCTCCTTTCCGAACACTTCTGATCTGGATGTGGTCGTTCTCGACCACTTGACGAGTAGCCTCTACCTGGAACGGAAAGAAGACCTTGAGGCGTACAGCTCGGCCTTCTGCACTTTGCAGGCACACGCGCTGTCGCCGGAGCACTCGTTGGACCTGATCGCCGCGATCGACCGCGACGGTTAG
- a CDS encoding 8-amino-7-oxononanoate synthase: MPLAPFDWIDDEARRRADAGLVRTLRPRPAEPELLDLASNDYLGLTRHPEVTAAAAEAAHRWGAGATGSRLVTGSTELHAGLERELAAFCGFEAALVLSSGYAANLAALTALTGRGSLIVSDAGNHASIVDGCRLSRAETAVVPHADPEAVAKALHAHDGRALAVTDSVFSVDGDAAPLRGLADVCRARGAALLVDDAHGLGVLGEGGRGALAAAGLAGGEGIVATATLSKSLGSQGGAVLGPARVIDHLVNTARTFIFDTGLAPAAAGAALASLRLLRREPERAGRARTVATALYERLTAAGLTAVRPDAAVVSVRAPSADAAVRWAADCRTAGIAVGCFRPPSVPDGISRLRLTARADLTEAQIANAVETVLRTAPAA, encoded by the coding sequence ATGCCCCTCGCCCCGTTCGACTGGATCGACGACGAGGCCCGCCGCCGTGCGGACGCCGGACTCGTCCGCACGCTCCGCCCCCGGCCCGCCGAACCGGAACTGCTGGACCTCGCGAGCAACGACTACCTGGGTCTCACCCGGCACCCCGAGGTGACCGCGGCCGCCGCCGAGGCCGCGCACCGGTGGGGTGCGGGCGCCACCGGCTCCCGGCTGGTCACCGGTTCCACCGAACTGCACGCCGGACTTGAACGCGAACTGGCCGCATTCTGCGGTTTCGAGGCGGCCCTGGTCCTCTCCTCCGGCTACGCGGCCAATCTCGCCGCGCTCACCGCCCTCACCGGCCGGGGCTCCCTGATCGTCTCCGACGCGGGCAACCACGCCTCCATCGTCGACGGATGCCGGCTCTCCCGGGCCGAGACCGCCGTCGTACCGCATGCCGACCCCGAGGCCGTCGCGAAGGCGCTGCACGCGCACGACGGCCGCGCCCTGGCCGTCACCGACTCGGTCTTCTCCGTCGACGGTGACGCCGCACCACTGCGCGGACTGGCCGATGTCTGTCGTGCGCGGGGGGCCGCGCTGCTCGTCGACGACGCGCACGGGCTGGGAGTGCTCGGTGAGGGCGGGCGCGGCGCGCTCGCCGCCGCCGGTCTCGCGGGCGGCGAGGGGATCGTCGCCACAGCCACCCTCTCCAAGTCCCTGGGTAGCCAGGGCGGCGCGGTCCTCGGACCGGCCCGGGTGATCGACCATCTGGTCAACACGGCCCGTACGTTCATCTTCGACACCGGGCTCGCACCGGCCGCCGCGGGCGCCGCCCTCGCGAGCCTGCGTCTGCTGCGCCGCGAGCCGGAACGGGCAGGCAGGGCCCGTACGGTCGCCACCGCCCTGTACGAACGGCTGACCGCCGCAGGGCTGACCGCGGTGCGTCCCGACGCGGCCGTCGTCTCTGTGCGGGCGCCTTCGGCGGACGCGGCGGTGCGCTGGGCGGCCGACTGCCGCACGGCCGGGATCGCGGTGGGCTGCTTCCGCCCGCCGTCGGTCCCGGACGGCATCTCGCGGCTGCGGCTCACGGCCCGCGCCGATCTGACGGAGGCGCAGATCGCGAACGCGGTGGAGACCGTCCTGCGGACGGCTCCGGCGGCCTGA
- a CDS encoding urease accessory protein UreF — MNRAALLVLADGRFPAGGHAHSGGAEPAVEAGRIRDVEDLAAFCRGRLHTTGLTSAALAAAAAHGLDPLALDEAADVRTPSPALRAVARKLGRQLMRAARATWPSPELAALAEARPRGAHQPVVLGLTARAAGLGPEDAAHCVAYETVSGPATAAVRLLSLNPFEVTAVLARLAPELDRVAEQAAAAVHHGIDALPAASAPLLDVTAEAHAAWPVRLFAS; from the coding sequence ATGAACCGCGCAGCACTGCTCGTCCTGGCTGACGGCCGGTTCCCCGCCGGGGGGCACGCCCACTCCGGTGGCGCCGAGCCGGCCGTCGAGGCGGGACGTATCCGTGACGTCGAGGACCTCGCCGCCTTCTGCCGGGGCCGCCTGCACACCACCGGACTCACCTCCGCCGCACTCGCCGCGGCGGCCGCCCACGGCCTCGACCCGCTCGCGCTCGACGAGGCCGCCGATGTCCGCACCCCGTCACCCGCACTGCGCGCGGTCGCGCGCAAGCTCGGCCGTCAGCTGATGCGGGCCGCCCGTGCCACCTGGCCCAGCCCTGAACTCGCCGCACTCGCGGAGGCCCGGCCGCGCGGCGCCCACCAGCCCGTCGTGCTCGGCCTCACCGCACGCGCGGCGGGTCTCGGCCCCGAGGACGCCGCGCACTGCGTCGCGTACGAAACAGTCAGCGGACCGGCCACCGCGGCGGTCCGGCTGCTGTCTCTGAACCCCTTCGAGGTCACGGCCGTCCTCGCCCGCCTCGCGCCCGAACTCGACCGGGTCGCCGAACAGGCCGCCGCCGCCGTTCACCACGGCATCGACGCGCTGCCCGCCGCCTCCGCGCCTCTGCTCGACGTCACCGCCGAAGCGCACGCCGCCTGGCCGGTCCGCCTGTTCGCCTCATAG
- a CDS encoding urease subunit beta, whose amino-acid sequence MIPGEILHADGPVPLNPGRPVTRLTVLNAADRPVQVGSHYHFAEANPGLEFDRRAAHGLRLNIAAGTAVRFEPGIPVDIELVPLAGLRIVPGLRGETGGALDG is encoded by the coding sequence ATGATTCCCGGAGAGATCCTCCACGCGGACGGGCCGGTGCCGCTCAACCCGGGCCGCCCGGTCACCCGCCTCACCGTCCTCAACGCCGCCGACCGGCCCGTCCAGGTCGGCTCGCACTACCATTTCGCCGAGGCCAACCCCGGCCTCGAATTCGACCGCCGGGCCGCCCACGGCCTGCGGCTGAACATCGCCGCCGGGACCGCGGTCCGCTTCGAGCCCGGCATTCCCGTCGACATCGAACTCGTGCCCCTCGCCGGACTGCGCATCGTCCCGGGGCTGCGCGGCGAGACCGGAGGTGCCCTCGATGGCTGA
- a CDS encoding DUF397 domain-containing protein produces MSDCLAEHELRWRRSSRSTGMNNCVEAAPFGPERLAVRDSKDVSRPPLRFSAAAWKSFVSGLTDGTAD; encoded by the coding sequence ATGTCCGATTGCCTCGCAGAGCACGAGTTACGGTGGCGGCGCAGCAGCCGCAGCACAGGGATGAACAACTGCGTGGAAGCAGCTCCGTTCGGCCCGGAGCGGCTTGCCGTGCGGGACTCCAAGGACGTGTCCAGGCCGCCGCTGCGGTTCTCGGCGGCGGCCTGGAAGTCGTTCGTCTCCGGCCTGACCGACGGCACGGCCGACTGA
- a CDS encoding type II toxin-antitoxin system Phd/YefM family antitoxin translates to MAYEIPVTQARAELAELINRVVYGGERVVVTRHGKPLVALVSAADLERLEKEEAAAEEQVISSVSSIGSAASAPGERRRFGIAAEHRGRTDPGN, encoded by the coding sequence ATGGCCTACGAGATTCCGGTGACGCAAGCCCGAGCTGAGCTCGCCGAACTGATCAACCGCGTCGTCTACGGCGGCGAGCGAGTCGTGGTGACCCGGCACGGCAAGCCGCTGGTGGCGCTCGTTTCGGCCGCTGACCTGGAGCGACTCGAGAAGGAAGAAGCGGCTGCCGAGGAGCAGGTGATCAGCTCGGTCTCCTCGATCGGCTCCGCCGCATCCGCTCCGGGCGAACGGCGGCGCTTCGGCATCGCGGCGGAACACCGGGGGCGGACGGACCCGGGCAACTGA